From Triticum aestivum cultivar Chinese Spring chromosome 4A, IWGSC CS RefSeq v2.1, whole genome shotgun sequence, a single genomic window includes:
- the LOC123085849 gene encoding 40S ribosomal protein S21 gives MQNEVGDMVDLYVPRKCSATNRIITAKDHASVQINIGHVDENGLYDGRFTTFALSGFVRAQGDADGSLDRLWQKRKAEIKQL, from the exons ATGCAGAACGAGGTGGGTGACATGGTGGACCTCTACGTCCCCAGGAAGTG CTCGGCCACCAACAGGATCATCACGGCCAAGGACCACGCCTCTGTCCAGATCAACATTGGTCATGTTGATGAGAATGGCCTCTATGATGGCCGCTTCACCACCTTTGCTCTCTCTGGGTTCGTCCGTGCTCAG GGTGATGCTGATGGCTCCCTCGACAGGCtgtggcagaagaggaaggctGAGATCAAGCAGCTCTAG